TCGGCAGAAGAAAACTCCACGGCAGTAAATGGTTTCAGATTTGAGCAGTGCGGATCCGGAGCGAGCACGCCCCGGCAATCTCGTGGCATGCTTGCGTCGGCACATGCAAAGGGGACTAAACTGTTACCCTTTGGCTTTTCGAATATACCTTTACAGGAGGCTCACATTATGCAAAATTAACTTTCGCCAATAATTAAAATGTAACTCTGTATGGAGGTCAAAAAATGCGTAAACTGCTGTTGATGGTGTTGGTCGGATTTCTTTCAGTCCTGTTAACTTCAACCACTGCACTTGCCGCAGGGGGATACCAGGAGATCGATGCGGCAGAGACCAAAGCCTTAATGGAGAAGGAGGGGGCTCTGGTGGTGTTCCCGCTGAGTCCTATCGAATTCGATAACAAGCACATCAAGGGGTCTGTAAATATCGTTATGGATAAGCTGGCGACTGATCTGCCTGCGGATAAAAACAGAAAGCTGGTTTTCTACTGTCTGGGAACCACGTGTGTTGCTTCCTGGCGTGCTGCGGAAAAAGCTGTCGAACTGGGGTATAAGAATGTCTATGCCTTCCGAGAAGGCATTCCGGCCTGGCAGGCAGCCGGTTATCCAATGGTCACGGTCAAACCGCTGCCCGATGTTGCGGTCAAAAAGATCTCGACCGGTGAGCTGGCAAGCATGCTGGCTAACGACGACATCACTCTGGTTGATATTAATCTCAATGAAGATGCCCACAAGTTCTATATCGATAATGCAAAACGGGTACACATCCCTCTTGATGAGCTGAATTCCCGCCTCGCAGAAATCCCCAGGGACAAGAAGATTGTGGTGATCTGTCTGAAAGGAAAACGCTCTGCCACCGCCGTGAAATATCTGACCGGACAAGGCTACACAGATGTCGTCATGGTCAGGGGTGGTCTGCAGCAGTGGGTTCTCGATGGTCGGCGGGTCAAACGCACCAACTGAGTCTGTCGTTACGGTCCGCTGTATATTCTTCCGGAAAAATATTGACAAGCGAATATCTGCCGGTATAT
This Desulfuromonadaceae bacterium DNA region includes the following protein-coding sequences:
- a CDS encoding rhodanese-like domain-containing protein produces the protein MRKLLLMVLVGFLSVLLTSTTALAAGGYQEIDAAETKALMEKEGALVVFPLSPIEFDNKHIKGSVNIVMDKLATDLPADKNRKLVFYCLGTTCVASWRAAEKAVELGYKNVYAFREGIPAWQAAGYPMVTVKPLPDVAVKKISTGELASMLANDDITLVDINLNEDAHKFYIDNAKRVHIPLDELNSRLAEIPRDKKIVVICLKGKRSATAVKYLTGQGYTDVVMVRGGLQQWVLDGRRVKRTN